Proteins encoded in a region of the Methanofollis tationis genome:
- a CDS encoding DUF3344 domain-containing protein, with product MRSCSPALLVLLLLLAAPAAATYAGDRPLVPVYAGTLHGGYLSSQGNSTYSGTLEPGETYAVRFDPLLPDGAAVEFGRLYLYWSWSKQGQAAVYPSIAVSIDGASLESTARYLDSKGFVSKNDFFSGVDAFDTGVSGLEPFTLTATNTAATNATFVLQGAAILLVYTEAGATEATIQVLEGADLLYAAYGITPAMATAVMTFDEPIDRGRVASAELFIAAPSGGYTSTEVPEKNALSFNRGGDSGLPSFIQAILDIIFPTANGKTWTDVLDADEARQVGTDRRDVTVWLRPSGNVAELTDNGDYLLLSNAVLEVRYAS from the coding sequence ATGCGTTCCTGTAGTCCGGCCCTCCTGGTGCTCCTTCTCCTGCTTGCGGCGCCTGCGGCCGCCACCTATGCGGGGGACCGGCCTCTCGTCCCCGTCTATGCGGGCACCCTGCACGGGGGCTATCTCTCCTCCCAGGGGAACAGCACCTATTCAGGCACCCTTGAGCCCGGAGAAACCTATGCCGTCAGGTTCGATCCCCTCCTCCCCGACGGCGCCGCCGTCGAGTTTGGCCGCCTCTATCTCTACTGGTCGTGGAGCAAACAGGGGCAGGCGGCCGTGTACCCCTCGATCGCCGTCTCGATCGATGGCGCATCCCTCGAGTCCACCGCGCGCTATCTCGACTCCAAGGGCTTTGTCTCGAAAAATGACTTTTTCTCCGGTGTAGACGCCTTCGATACCGGCGTTTCTGGGCTGGAGCCGTTCACGCTCACCGCAACGAACACCGCCGCCACCAATGCCACCTTTGTGCTCCAGGGCGCCGCCATCCTCCTCGTCTACACGGAGGCGGGCGCAACCGAAGCGACGATCCAGGTGCTGGAGGGCGCCGACCTGCTCTATGCCGCCTACGGCATCACGCCCGCGATGGCGACCGCCGTCATGACGTTTGACGAACCGATCGATAGGGGGCGCGTCGCCTCGGCAGAACTCTTCATCGCAGCCCCTTCGGGCGGGTATACCTCCACGGAGGTTCCGGAGAAAAACGCCCTTTCTTTCAACAGGGGCGGCGATTCCGGCCTCCCGTCCTTTATCCAGGCGATCCTGGACATCATCTTTCCCACGGCCAACGGGAAGACCTGGACCGATGTGCTGGATGCCGACGAGGCGAGACAGGTGGGCACCGACCGCCGGGATGTGACGGTATGGCTCCGCCCATCGGGCAATGTCGCCGAACTCACCGACAACGGCGACTATCTGCTCCTCTCCAACGCCGTCCTGGAGGTGAGGTACGCATCATGA
- a CDS encoding ABC transporter permease — protein sequence MKLLDFLSYAARQVTRKRMRAVLTIIGIAVGIAAVIGTVSLGEGIRAQAIGAIEAQSDLTLVEVSAGGGGEAMHLVTGARVQAIAGSPGVDAAAPLVRDSFASERQTYLAVTGIGADGFSAVLSPSYAQGRVFSPGTNEVVLGADIWDTLRRYEGVRLGEPMTVLVRAYADTGSPEDRKIVLVPVGVMRERGDAFDTAVVGDISFVGAVREREGHYDGLLVRAATPAAVFPLVDRIESLGLSATGSFEEIESVNRLMDMVVVVLAFFAAVSLVVGALMIMTTMVTSVFERRHEIGIAMAVGASQREVLTLILLECAVIGLIGGILGDALGIAFAWLIDAVGKPFIVAALGESFAGISTTGITLVTLPLLIFGAGAAVGLSVLSGLYPALIAARQDPVEAIRSRR from the coding sequence GTGAAACTCCTCGACTTCCTCTCCTATGCGGCCAGGCAGGTGACCAGAAAGCGGATGCGGGCTGTCCTGACCATCATCGGCATCGCCGTCGGGATCGCCGCCGTCATCGGGACCGTCTCCCTCGGCGAGGGGATCAGGGCGCAGGCGATCGGGGCAATCGAGGCGCAGTCTGATCTCACCCTCGTCGAGGTCTCTGCAGGTGGAGGGGGCGAGGCGATGCACCTCGTCACCGGGGCCCGCGTCCAGGCGATCGCAGGATCGCCGGGCGTCGACGCTGCCGCACCTCTGGTGAGGGACAGTTTTGCCTCAGAACGGCAGACCTATCTGGCGGTGACCGGCATCGGTGCAGATGGCTTCTCCGCCGTCCTTTCGCCCTCATATGCACAGGGGCGGGTATTTTCTCCCGGGACGAACGAGGTCGTGCTGGGCGCTGATATCTGGGACACCCTCAGGCGCTACGAGGGGGTGCGCCTCGGCGAACCGATGACGGTGCTGGTGCGGGCGTACGCCGACACCGGTTCTCCGGAGGACCGGAAGATCGTCCTGGTGCCGGTCGGCGTGATGAGGGAGCGCGGCGACGCCTTTGATACTGCAGTTGTCGGCGATATCTCGTTTGTCGGCGCAGTGCGGGAGCGTGAGGGGCACTATGACGGCCTCCTGGTCAGGGCGGCGACGCCTGCCGCAGTATTCCCCCTCGTCGACCGAATCGAGAGCCTCGGCCTCTCGGCGACCGGTTCGTTCGAGGAGATCGAGTCGGTGAACCGCCTGATGGATATGGTCGTCGTTGTGCTCGCCTTTTTTGCGGCGGTCTCCCTGGTCGTCGGGGCCCTGATGATCATGACCACGATGGTCACCTCGGTCTTTGAGCGGCGGCACGAGATCGGGATCGCCATGGCGGTCGGCGCCTCGCAGCGGGAGGTGCTCACCCTGATCCTCCTGGAGTGCGCGGTGATCGGGCTCATCGGCGGCATCCTGGGCGATGCCCTCGGGATCGCCTTCGCATGGTTGATCGATGCCGTCGGCAAACCCTTCATCGTCGCCGCCCTGGGTGAGAGCTTTGCCGGGATCTCGACGACCGGCATCACGCTGGTGACC
- a CDS encoding ABC transporter ATP-binding protein yields MNGAIEVRGVWRRYPPAVEALRGVNLTVDRGEFVALFGRSGSGKSTLLNILGGLDRPDEGTVRIAGVEVDYADGNALVALRRQTLGFVFQDFNLLPSLTALENVAFPLLFNYQDPGERTRRALTLLEDVGLADRADHYPRQMSGGEQQRVAIARALIADPPVILADEPTGNLDTRTSAGVIELLRQINRERGTTFLIVTHDPEVGAEADRTIEMRDGEVVA; encoded by the coding sequence ATGAACGGTGCCATCGAGGTGCGCGGCGTCTGGAGGCGCTACCCCCCGGCCGTGGAGGCGCTGCGCGGCGTGAACCTGACGGTCGACCGCGGGGAGTTCGTCGCTCTCTTCGGCAGGAGCGGGAGCGGGAAGAGCACGCTCCTCAACATCCTGGGCGGTCTGGACCGCCCGGACGAGGGCACGGTCAGGATCGCCGGGGTCGAGGTCGATTATGCCGATGGAAACGCTCTCGTTGCGCTCAGGAGGCAGACGCTCGGTTTTGTCTTTCAGGACTTCAACCTGCTCCCCTCGCTGACGGCACTCGAAAACGTCGCCTTCCCCCTCCTCTTCAACTACCAGGATCCGGGCGAGCGGACCAGGAGGGCCCTTACCCTCCTCGAGGACGTCGGGCTCGCCGACCGGGCAGACCATTACCCGCGGCAGATGAGCGGCGGGGAGCAGCAGCGGGTGGCGATCGCCCGGGCCCTCATCGCCGATCCGCCGGTGATCCTGGCAGACGAACCGACAGGGAACCTGGATACCAGGACGAGCGCCGGCGTGATCGAACTCCTCCGCCAGATCAACAGGGAGCGCGGCACCACCTTCCTCATCGTCACCCATGACCCCGAGGTCGGGGCAGAGGCCGACCGGACGATCGAGATGCGCGATGGGGAGGTGGTGGCGTGA